The Candidatus Bathyarchaeia archaeon DNA segment AGCCAGCGTTCAATGAATCTACAATTTCGTTTTCAATTTTAATTTGCGCTTTAATAAAACCTATTAACTCGTCTTTTGATTTCAAAGAGTTTGCCTCCAATCATTAACGTTGTTAAGCTTTATGCATAAGTCTTTCGGCAATTTTCTTTCCAAACTCTCTGCACTTTTCTAGACCATTCTGGTCTGGCGTATATTTGATTAAGAGTGGTGGGTCGGTTACTTGCATTTCAAACTTGTTTTTCAAGATTTCAAGAACAAGTTTGGGGGCTTCGCCGCTCCATCCGTAAGACCCGAAGGTTGCGCCGATTTTGCCTTTCAAATTTACGCTTTTCACTGCGGCTTCTTCAAAGAGCATTTTCATGTCAAGGGTCATGTCATGATGGTAAGTTGGCGTGCCAACAATTACTGCATCAAATTCGCTTAACATCTCAGGCGTCACGTGGTAGGCTAGTTCTACGTCAACTCCTGGAACCGTTTTAGCGCCATCAACCACCGCCTTTGCCATTTTTTCAGTGTTTCCAGTTCGACTATAATAGAGTACGAGAATTTTGGGCATCACCCATTTCCTCACTACTATTAAAATTCTAAATTAGTTAGCCTTTTTCTCAATTTTGGATTTTTTTGTTTTCTTTTTAGAAGCTTTAAGCAGTTGAGCAATTTTCTCTTTTACGCCTTCGAAAGGTTCGCCTAAAACTTGGATTTTATCCATTCGCCCTTCTCCGAAGCCTCTTTTCATGGCTTCTTTTATGACTGGTATCTTTTCCGGGTCCAAGCCTACGAGGGCGTAACCAACTGCTTCTACTGCAACTGCATCTCTGCCGACGACGAGAACGTTCATGTAAGTTCTGCTAGCAGTCGGCGCAACTCCACTACATAGGTATGTACCATCCAAAACTGCAAGATCTATTCCACTGACTGCCTCATATAAGTCTAGAAGCGTCTCTTCCAACTTCTTGTGAAACCTCACCTTTTTCTTGTCTGGAATCAAACCTAACAAGTTCTTTAGAATACTACCTTTCTCAAACGTGCGTAGAACGTGAGTACTAACAAATACGTTTGGCTTGAAAATTATGTGAGATAAGCCTATCGTTTCATCTGCAACTTTAACCTGCTTGGTTTCTGTATCTCCAGAAAGGTCAAAGGGTACAACGCGTTCACTAAAAAGGGTATTCCATTTTTGAAGTCTTTCCAACGCTTTTCCCTTGTAATTTTCGGACTCTGCTAAGAATATTTTGGGAGCTTTGCCGAAGCTATTGATGATTGCGTCTGCAACATTTACGCTTGCGTGATGGCTTGTTTTGTGGTCAAAAACGCCAACTTTGATTACGATAGACCTTTCTGGTGTGTTTAGGTTGTCTATTCCTCCGATAAGTTGTATTGCTTGATTAAAGGATTGTTTAACATCAGAACCGAGTTCTACTACTGCAACTTTTACGCTCATGCATAATCACCTTAAAGTTGAAGCTATCTCCTTTTTCTTCCTTTTAAAGAAACCGATGTAAGATATAAGAGATAAAAGTCATCTGAGAGTTTATGACAATACGCTTATGTATGCAGAAGGCGTCAAAAGTGGCTAAAACGTTCAAGATGAGACTGGATAAGATACAGCCAAGCCAATTGTACATAAGCTCAGAAAAACTGTCTCTAGTAATGAAAACGTTTGACCCTTCAAAGCCCGAGTTGCTTGAGCCTATACCAGTGAAAAAGCTTGATGGTGAAGTTATATTTGTAGATGGTCACACTAGAGCCCTTGCAGCGTTTCTGCATGGTTTTTCAGAAATCATGGTGTATTGGGAAGAGGAAAAGTTGGATTGGGATGAATACAAGATTTGTGTTGAATGGTGTAAAAGTGAAGGCATCCGCTCAATAGCTGACCTAAAGAATAGAATAGTTTCGCAGAAAGAATATGATGTGCTGTGGCTTAAGCGCTGTGAAAAAATGCAACAGGAACTAGCAAAAAAGCGATACCACAGTCTAGAACAGCACCCTTAAAGAGATAAAAATCAGTTGCTGTCAACACCTAGTCCGACCTATTACCATAAGTATTCAGCAGTCTATCGGAAAGTTCAACCTATATATAAGGAGGGGGCCTAGACGCCAAGACCAACAGAACCCAGCATCATCCACAAGTTTTTGATGCATAGTTAGAAGCCGGGGATGGGAGTTGAACCCACATATAGCGGCTCTGCAGGCCGCCGCCTGAACCGTTCGGCCACCCCGGCATCATAAAACTCTGAATTAACACCTATAAATGTTTGTTTAGCCTATCCCAAGCTTCTTATTGATTTCCTTATAGACTTCTAAAGCTGATTTCTCGTCTTTAACATTCTTTATTAACATGCGTCCACCGTTGAAAAGGCTGATTTCAAAATTTTTATAGTCAAAAATAATTGCAAAGTGAGATTTTACACGAACTCTGAAAAGCTGCTTAACTGTTTCGTAGATTTCGTTAAGGTTCAGTTTTAACGGCTTCTCTGGATTCACATTAACTGTTTCCCGCCCACACAACCAAACAAGCTTCTCCTTAACCCCTAAAGTAACGTCGCCTTGACATGCTGGACAGCCGTCTCTTTTGAAAATGTCAATTGTCGTAAAATACATGTCATTAAAATCGCAAATCATAAACTTGCTCTTCAAAGGAGCCCCCATACCAGCCAAAACTTTTATGGTTTCCATCGCTTGCATTGTCCCAATAATTCCGGGTGTTGCGCCGAGCACCCCGCGCACATCACATGTCAGCAACTCCTCATCGCTGACGTTTGGAAAAACACACTCTAAACAGGGCGTTTCAGGCGGAGCAAAAACTGAAAGATTCCCTTCAACTCCAATCGCGGCTCCAAAAACATAAGGAACCTTAAATTTTGCACATGCACGATTAATCAGATAGCGCGTTCGCATGTTATCCAAACCGTCAACAACACAATCAACGCCAGAAAGAAGCCTTTCAACATTGCTTGCATTCAAGTTTTCAGGAACCGCCTCCACATTCACCAGTGGATTAATCTTCTTCAATCTTTTAGCGGAAACCTCAACCTTCGGATAACTCAAATCATCAACACTGTACAAGACTTGCCTGTGCAAGTTATGCAATTCCACAGTGTCCTGGTCTATCAAACGCAAATGCCCAACGCCAGCAAGAGCCAAATAAAGCGATGAAGCAGTGCCTAAACCGCCAAGCCCGACAACCGCAACCTTCGACCGTGCAAGCGCTTCTTGTCCTTTCTTGCCAAACTCTTTCAATATTATTTGGCGACTGTAAAACTCATCAAACTTAGGGATCTTTCGAATCTTAGGCATCTGTTTCTGCTCTCCTCTCTTACTATTGCGTTATTCAGCCTTATATCTGCCTTTTTTCAAAAACTGCTTCTCATAAATTTCTCTAACTTTTTGTATCGTGTCCACTTCTTCTGGAGCCTTATCATATCTTATGCGGTTTATCCGCGCAAAACGCAAAGCCATACCACACTCATACTTTGGACTTTTCTGAATCTCATTATATGTTACTTCAACAACTATCTTTGGAACAACAACCACTCTCCCATGCTCTTTCTTCACGGCTAACTCCTTAAGTCGCCCAGTTATTTCAGCAAACTCCTCGTCAGTTAAGCCCTTAAACGTTTTACCCACAGTCAAAAACTCGCCACTTTCAGCATCCCGCGCCGCCAAATAATAATCCGAGAGCCACTCACGCCTTCTGCCATAACCATACTCAGCTGCAACAATAGCCAAATCTAAAGGTTCGAGAACAGGCTTTATCTTCAACCACCGTTTTCCACGAATCCCAGGCGTGTAGGGACTGTCGGGTTTCTTAGCCATTAACCCTTCATGTCCAGCGTCTATCGCCTCTTTAAGAAAACGCTTAGCTTCTTCGGTTTTGTCGGTAATTAACTGTTTTGTTAAAGGTATTTCGCCAGCGTTTTCAGTTAAAATTTTTCTTCGCTGCAGATAAGGAAGGGTGATTAAGCTTTCTCCATTAAGATATAGAATGTCAAAGAGGTAAAGTTTGACCGGAAGCTTTTCAGTCATATCCTCAACCGCGTGAACTCGCCTGAACCTCCGCATCAAATGTTGAAAAGGAATAGGATTGCAATTTGCATCAACAGCTATAACTTCACCCTCCAATATCACCTCTTTTGCGCCAACATTCTTTCTTGTCATCTCAACTATCTCGGGCAAGCTCTCAGTAACGTCTGTTAATCTGCGACTAAAAATTCTCACTTCATCATCAAGCTTGTGAATCTGCACTCTGGCGCCATCCAACTTGTACTCGAAAGCTGTTTTGCCGTCATGCTCCTTCAAGGCTTCAGTAATGTCATTTGTCATCTGAGCCAACATGAGGCCCACGGGTCTGAAAACTTTAAAGCTGATTTTCGCCAAGCCTTCTTTGCCTTCAATCTTGGCTATTGCAGCAACTTCTCCAATATCGCCCAAAGTCATGCTTGCCTTCTGCACAGTCTCAAGCGGAATCTGAAAAGCCTTCGAAACTGCCTGCTCCATCAACCCTTCATAAAAGCCAGTTCGCATTCCACTTATGAAAATCCTAATCAAATATTTAGCTTCCAAAGGCGAAGCCAAACTCAACAACGATTCTATTAAGCGTTCCTTCTTCTCTCTTGAACCATGCCCAGAAACTTCAGCAATGGATTCTAAACTGCGCCTAACCTCTAAAATAGTTAATGCCCTTTCAAAAAGGGTCACTTGCCTCTTAACCTTACTCTCTTCAAAGACAATTTTCGTGGCTGAACCTACATCACCAGTCTTGCGGAACGCTTCAGAAAAAACACTCCATTCAACGCCGGTGATGCGCTTTATTATATCGCTCAAAGTTGCCCAGCTAACCTCCAGCGCCCGTGGACTCCATTTTGGAAAAGCCCTGCCCAAAAGCAAAGATATCGCTGGCTCAACTTCCTGTGGCTCTAAACTCCTCAGAAAATCCGAAACAAAGTCTATCATTTCAAGCCTTTTGGTTGTGGCTTCTAGTTTTTCGCCCAATTCAGCCAGAGCCTTGAAGGAGGTAGGCATAATGTTTACCTTTAAAACATCTCTAATTCTTCATTTGTTAATTCTAGAGATAAAAGTTGTTTTAGACGCGCCGCTAAAAAAGAAGTTGATAGTTGATTGAGCGTCTTTTAGAATGCGGCTTCCAGCTTTGCTTTAACTTCCTTTATTTTCTTCTCGATTTCCTTGACTTTCGCTTTCTTGTTCATCGCCGTATAACAGTCTCGGGCGTATTCCAACGCGCTTACTCCGAACCTGTCAAATCCTTTTTGAAAAGACAGGTCTGCGGATTTAAGGAAATGTTCAACAGCAGTTTCGTAATCCTTTAATGCATAAGCGCATTCGCCAGCCTTGTAAAGCATTGAAGTAGAATCAAAATAGTTCTGCACTTTATGATACAGCTCAGCAGTTCGCAGGAAAAGCTCCATAGCCTCTTTGTATTTGCCAGTCTCGTAAAGCGTGTTCGCATCCTTATGCATTTTAACCGGGTCTTCTTTCACTTTTCCTTCACTCATGATGGTCAACTCGCAAGTTGCTATTTATCAGCATAACACTTGCATTTAGGTTTTCCCATTCTGCAATCTCACAAAAGAGAATTGTAAACATTAAAAAGCATTCAGACCAAAATAACTATTGGCACCGATTTAGTGGAGCAAAATCATGAACCTCCGATGCATCCAATGCGGTTCAAAATTTCCGCTTTATCCATTGAAAATTAAATGTGACAAATGCGAAGGACCATTAGAGTATGATAGTGGTTTATCTAGAAATGGTAAAGTCAAGTTTTCTGGGCAATTACGTTTTTGGAGATACAAGCCTCTGCTTCCGCCAGTACGGCACATGGTAAGTCTAGGCGAAGGCGGAACGCCTCTGCACAAGGCAGAAAGGCTTGCCCAAAGCTTTGGATTGAAAGAGTTGTATTTGAAAGATGAAACCCGCAATCCGACAAACTCCTACAGAGACCGTGCAGCTGCTCTTCTCACATCAAACGCCATAGACCTCCATCATAACACGTTAATCTGTGCATCTAACGGAAACATGGGCGCCTCTCTAGCTGCTTACTCTGCAAAGGCAGGATTAACATGCCACGTGATAGTGCCCAAGCTTGTTGATGTCGGAAAACTAGCCCAAATGCTTGCTTATGACGCAGTTATTGAAGAGTTCGGCGAAATCCTTGACGACTCCATACGCAAAGCCGAAGCTTTAGCCAATGAAACCGGTTGGTATCAAGCTACTGCGGAGCTGAATCCTCTTTCAATTGAAGCTCAGAAAACAATTTCCTATGAAGTGTGCGAACAGTTGGGCGTTCCAGATTGGCTCATAGTGTCTATAGGAAGTGGTGGAACCATCTACTCACTCTGGAAAGGGTTTAAGGAGCTTAAACAACTTGGAATAATAAAATCGTTGCCGAAAATGGTCGGCGTCCAACCAGAGGGTTGCGCATCCATAGTCAAAGCATTAAAAGAAGAATATGCCAAAGTGGAAAAAACACGAAATCCATCCACTCGTGCGCTCGCCATTTTAGTGGCAGACCCGTTGCAAGGTGAGTTAGCAATAAAAGCCTTAAAGGAATCGAATGGTTTAGCCTTGACTGTTTCAGACGCAGAAATTTTTGCAGCAGAGCTTCAAATAGCCAAATTCGAAGGAATTTTCGCGGAACCAGCAAGCTCCGCTACAATTGCAGCATTGAAAAAACTCGTTGAGGAAGAAAAAATAGGCAGAAAAGACACTGTTGTATCCTTAATTACGGGAAGCGGGCTCAAAGCCACAGACGTACTTCAAGCATTGACTAAAAAACAAAAAACAGCAGTCCTCGGCTTAGAACTGAGCACAAAAGAAAAGATATTGCGAGCCCTAAAAGAAAAAGACACGTATGGTTATGATTTGTGGAAAAAGCTGGGCAAAACAATGACGAGAGCAGCAATCTACCAACACCTCAGCGAGCTTTCAGAAAAAGGATTGATAACTGGTTATGAAAAAGAAAGGAAGAGGTTTTTTAAAATAACGCAACGAGGTAAAAAAGTTTTACATGCAATAGATGATGTGAAACTTCTGCTCTGACTCGAAAAACTAATATAGTATAGTTACAGCTATACTAAAACGTGATAAAAATGCTGGTAAATAACAAAATGTCAACACGCAGTTTAGCAGTTACAGCAGTCTTCACAGCACTTGTTTGCGTTGTAACAATTCTCTTTTCCATATACGTACCTGCAACAGAAGGGTTCTTCAATATAGGCGAGTCCATGGTTTTTCTTTCCGCTCTTCTTTTTGGACCTTTCGTGGGAGCCTTCGCCGGCGGAGTAGGCTCAATGTTGGCTGACCTAATCTTAGGTTATCCACACTACGCACCAGCCACGCTGATAATCAAGGCTTGTGAAGGCGCTGTTGTAGGAACACTTAAGAGGAAAAATCCGAGTTTCTGCACCAAGATTCAATGGAAGTTTTTGACTTTAGCTTTAGGTATCGTTGCAGGTTTCTTGCTAGGCTGGGTTGGCACTACCCGTTATAGCGGCGACGTAGAACTCACACTAGGCTGGGGAACATTCGCCTTTTACGTTCCTCCAGAGGTATGGATAACGCTCGGAATAATAACAGCCTTAGCCATAGCTGCCCTAGGCCTTTTAACGGACCCAGAGTTTGGCTGGATGATTTTTTCAGTAATTGTCGGCGGCTTTGTCATGGTATTGGGATATTTCCTCTACCAAATGTTCCTAATTTACCCGCTCTTCCAAATCGAAGTAGTAGCTATAACCGAGATTCCAGTAAATATTGGGCAGATGCTTATTGGACTAATCGTCGCAATACCTGTAGCGAAAATTGTTTTGCGGCGTCTACCACAACTTAAAAGCTAAAACCACAATAATGTCCACAGAGGGTTAACATGGAACTACCATTTGGCAAAATTCCCATAGACATCTTGAGAGAGGTCGTTTTCAAAAATTTAGGTGTAAAACGCAAAGAAGTCGTTTTAGGTCCCTCCGTTGGAATCGATGGCGCCGTGATAGATGCTGGTGATAAGTCACTGATTGTTTCAATGGACCCCATCACCGGAGCATTAGAACGCATAGGCTGGCTCGCAGTAAACATCAACGCAAACGACATCTCAACATTTGGCGTAGAACCAGCATTTTTCTTCTCATGCATACTGCTTCCAGAAAAAGCAGACAAAAAAGCCGTTGAAACTATATGCATCCAAATGGATAAAGCCGCAAAACAGTTGGGAATGGCAATAGCCGGAGGACATTGCGAAGTAGCTCTTGGACTGTCACACCCAATAGTTGTGGGCTGCGCAATGGGCATAACAGAAAAAGGAAAATATGTAACAGCAGGCGGCGCTAAACCCGGAGACAAATTAATAATGACCAAAACCGCGGCAATCGAAGGCACAGCTATACTCGCCTCGGACAAAGAACAACAATTAAAAAAAGCCATTAATGCATCACTATTGAAAAAAGCTAAAAAGTTTTTCTACCAAATAAGCGTCGTCAAAGAAGCCATAACCGCCTACAAAACAGGCGGCGTCAACGCCATGCACGACCCAACCGAAGGCGGAATAGCAGGAGGAATACACGAAATGGCAGACGCATCAAACCTAGGCTTCAAAATCTTC contains these protein-coding regions:
- a CDS encoding flavodoxin domain-containing protein — protein: MPKILVLYYSRTGNTEKMAKAVVDGAKTVPGVDVELAYHVTPEMLSEFDAVIVGTPTYHHDMTLDMKMLFEEAAVKSVNLKGKIGATFGSYGWSGEAPKLVLEILKNKFEMQVTDPPLLIKYTPDQNGLEKCREFGKKIAERLMHKA
- a CDS encoding DUF362 domain-containing protein translates to MSVKVAVVELGSDVKQSFNQAIQLIGGIDNLNTPERSIVIKVGVFDHKTSHHASVNVADAIINSFGKAPKIFLAESENYKGKALERLQKWNTLFSERVVPFDLSGDTETKQVKVADETIGLSHIIFKPNVFVSTHVLRTFEKGSILKNLLGLIPDKKKVRFHKKLEETLLDLYEAVSGIDLAVLDGTYLCSGVAPTASRTYMNVLVVGRDAVAVEAVGYALVGLDPEKIPVIKEAMKRGFGEGRMDKIQVLGEPFEGVKEKIAQLLKASKKKTKKSKIEKKAN
- a CDS encoding ParB/Srx family N-terminal domain-containing protein, whose translation is MTIRLCMQKASKVAKTFKMRLDKIQPSQLYISSEKLSLVMKTFDPSKPELLEPIPVKKLDGEVIFVDGHTRALAAFLHGFSEIMVYWEEEKLDWDEYKICVEWCKSEGIRSIADLKNRIVSQKEYDVLWLKRCEKMQQELAKKRYHSLEQHP
- a CDS encoding HesA/MoeB/ThiF family protein, with translation MPKIRKIPKFDEFYSRQIILKEFGKKGQEALARSKVAVVGLGGLGTASSLYLALAGVGHLRLIDQDTVELHNLHRQVLYSVDDLSYPKVEVSAKRLKKINPLVNVEAVPENLNASNVERLLSGVDCVVDGLDNMRTRYLINRACAKFKVPYVFGAAIGVEGNLSVFAPPETPCLECVFPNVSDEELLTCDVRGVLGATPGIIGTMQAMETIKVLAGMGAPLKSKFMICDFNDMYFTTIDIFKRDGCPACQGDVTLGVKEKLVWLCGRETVNVNPEKPLKLNLNEIYETVKQLFRVRVKSHFAIIFDYKNFEISLFNGGRMLIKNVKDEKSALEVYKEINKKLGIG
- a CDS encoding AIR synthase family protein, which produces MELPFGKIPIDILREVVFKNLGVKRKEVVLGPSVGIDGAVIDAGDKSLIVSMDPITGALERIGWLAVNINANDISTFGVEPAFFFSCILLPEKADKKAVETICIQMDKAAKQLGMAIAGGHCEVALGLSHPIVVGCAMGITEKGKYVTAGGAKPGDKLIMTKTAAIEGTAILASDKEQQLKKAINASLLKKAKKFFYQISVVKEAITAYKTGGVNAMHDPTEGGIAGGIHEMADASNLGFKIFEEKIPISKETLEICKFFKIDPLQLISSGALLISAKPEIATKITDRLEEQQIRASIIGEFSKNSHKRIIVKEGGKISALPRPLSDHLWTAIQR
- the thrC gene encoding threonine synthase, translating into MNLRCIQCGSKFPLYPLKIKCDKCEGPLEYDSGLSRNGKVKFSGQLRFWRYKPLLPPVRHMVSLGEGGTPLHKAERLAQSFGLKELYLKDETRNPTNSYRDRAAALLTSNAIDLHHNTLICASNGNMGASLAAYSAKAGLTCHVIVPKLVDVGKLAQMLAYDAVIEEFGEILDDSIRKAEALANETGWYQATAELNPLSIEAQKTISYEVCEQLGVPDWLIVSIGSGGTIYSLWKGFKELKQLGIIKSLPKMVGVQPEGCASIVKALKEEYAKVEKTRNPSTRALAILVADPLQGELAIKALKESNGLALTVSDAEIFAAELQIAKFEGIFAEPASSATIAALKKLVEEEKIGRKDTVVSLITGSGLKATDVLQALTKKQKTAVLGLELSTKEKILRALKEKDTYGYDLWKKLGKTMTRAAIYQHLSELSEKGLITGYEKERKRFFKITQRGKKVLHAIDDVKLLL
- a CDS encoding ECF transporter S component → MLVNNKMSTRSLAVTAVFTALVCVVTILFSIYVPATEGFFNIGESMVFLSALLFGPFVGAFAGGVGSMLADLILGYPHYAPATLIIKACEGAVVGTLKRKNPSFCTKIQWKFLTLALGIVAGFLLGWVGTTRYSGDVELTLGWGTFAFYVPPEVWITLGIITALAIAALGLLTDPEFGWMIFSVIVGGFVMVLGYFLYQMFLIYPLFQIEVVAITEIPVNIGQMLIGLIVAIPVAKIVLRRLPQLKS
- a CDS encoding ATP-dependent DNA ligase, whose amino-acid sequence is MPTSFKALAELGEKLEATTKRLEMIDFVSDFLRSLEPQEVEPAISLLLGRAFPKWSPRALEVSWATLSDIIKRITGVEWSVFSEAFRKTGDVGSATKIVFEESKVKRQVTLFERALTILEVRRSLESIAEVSGHGSREKKERLIESLLSLASPLEAKYLIRIFISGMRTGFYEGLMEQAVSKAFQIPLETVQKASMTLGDIGEVAAIAKIEGKEGLAKISFKVFRPVGLMLAQMTNDITEALKEHDGKTAFEYKLDGARVQIHKLDDEVRIFSRRLTDVTESLPEIVEMTRKNVGAKEVILEGEVIAVDANCNPIPFQHLMRRFRRVHAVEDMTEKLPVKLYLFDILYLNGESLITLPYLQRRKILTENAGEIPLTKQLITDKTEEAKRFLKEAIDAGHEGLMAKKPDSPYTPGIRGKRWLKIKPVLEPLDLAIVAAEYGYGRRREWLSDYYLAARDAESGEFLTVGKTFKGLTDEEFAEITGRLKELAVKKEHGRVVVVPKIVVEVTYNEIQKSPKYECGMALRFARINRIRYDKAPEEVDTIQKVREIYEKQFLKKGRYKAE